The Aeromicrobium yanjiei genome includes a region encoding these proteins:
- a CDS encoding iron-siderophore ABC transporter substrate-binding protein, protein MRTPRLLACVAAASLLLAGCGSTSDDSPSADGSGSKTQYPITIEHALGTATIEKKPTRVATVNWANHEVPLALGVVPVGMAAANFGDDDGDGLLPWVDDKLKELGGEKPVLFDETDGIDFEAVADTAPDVILASYSGLTKEDYKTLSEIAPVVAYPEQAWATDWREMIELNSTAMGMADEGDKLVADLEAEIEETVAKAPELADKSAMFLTHVDTTDLSEVSFYTTHDTRAKFFADLGLKTPASIEKASSSTDQFSMTQSAEQVDALDDVDIVVTYGDEKLVKALKDDPLLSKMPAVKNDSIVLLPNTPLGTAANPTPLSISYVLKDYVEMMAKAAAGA, encoded by the coding sequence GTGCGTACACCGCGCCTCCTCGCCTGCGTCGCCGCAGCGTCCCTCCTCCTCGCCGGCTGTGGCAGCACCTCCGACGACTCCCCGTCCGCGGACGGATCGGGCTCCAAGACCCAGTACCCGATCACGATCGAGCACGCGCTCGGCACCGCGACGATCGAGAAGAAGCCCACGCGCGTCGCGACGGTCAACTGGGCCAATCACGAGGTCCCCCTCGCGCTCGGTGTCGTCCCCGTCGGCATGGCCGCCGCGAACTTCGGCGACGACGACGGCGACGGTCTGCTGCCGTGGGTCGACGACAAGCTCAAGGAGCTCGGCGGCGAGAAGCCGGTCCTGTTCGACGAGACCGACGGCATCGACTTCGAGGCGGTTGCCGACACCGCCCCCGACGTCATCCTCGCGTCCTACTCGGGACTGACCAAGGAGGACTACAAGACCCTCAGCGAGATCGCCCCGGTCGTGGCGTACCCCGAGCAGGCGTGGGCGACCGACTGGCGCGAGATGATCGAGCTCAACAGCACCGCGATGGGCATGGCCGACGAGGGCGACAAGCTCGTCGCGGACCTGGAGGCCGAGATCGAGGAGACGGTGGCCAAGGCCCCCGAGCTGGCCGACAAGTCCGCGATGTTCCTGACCCACGTCGACACCACCGACCTGAGCGAGGTCAGCTTCTACACGACGCACGACACCCGCGCGAAGTTCTTCGCGGACCTCGGTCTGAAGACGCCGGCGAGCATCGAGAAGGCCTCGAGCTCGACCGATCAGTTCTCCATGACGCAGAGCGCCGAGCAGGTCGACGCGCTGGACGACGTCGACATCGTCGTGACGTACGGCGACGAGAAGCTGGTCAAGGCGCTCAAGGACGATCCGCTGCTGTCCAAGATGCCCGCGGTCAAGAACGACTCGATCGTCCTGCTGCCCAACACGCCGCTCGGCACCGCCGCGAACCCGACCCCGCTGTCGATCTCGTACGTCCTGAAGGACTACGTCGAGATGATGGCGAAGGCCGCTGCCGGCGCGTGA
- a CDS encoding ubiquitin-like protein Pup has translation MSEQQHKNTRKPAEAEDQADSTEVDADAKAKLDDDVDSILDEIDDVLEENAEEFVRSFVQKGGQ, from the coding sequence ATGTCAGAGCAGCAGCACAAGAACACGCGCAAGCCCGCCGAGGCCGAGGACCAGGCCGACTCGACCGAGGTGGACGCCGACGCCAAGGCCAAGCTCGACGACGACGTCGACTCGATCCTCGACGAGATCGACGACGTGCTCGAGGAGAACGCCGAGGAGTTCGTCCGCAGCTTCGTGCAGAAGGGCGGCCAGTGA
- the prcB gene encoding proteasome subunit beta, producing the protein MLPEGTRLTGSSSFADYLAGTAPELMPGAASRTGGAHADLAPHATTIVAATFDGGVVMAGDRRATMGNVIAQRDIEKVFPADEYSCIGIAGSAGLAIEMVRLFQVELEHYEKIEGTVLSADGKANRLAALIRGNLGLAMQGLAVVPLFAGFDLETQRGRIFSYDVTGGRYEEHSGFHSVGSGSVFARGSLKKLYSRGLTEGDCVTAAIQALYDAADDDSATGGPDLTRRIFPVVSVVTADGYRRLADDEVGAIADDVIGGRLVRPDGPSAPLN; encoded by the coding sequence ATGCTGCCCGAGGGCACCCGTCTGACCGGATCCTCCTCGTTCGCGGACTACCTGGCCGGTACCGCTCCTGAGCTCATGCCGGGAGCGGCCTCACGGACCGGCGGTGCGCACGCGGACCTCGCACCCCACGCCACGACCATCGTCGCGGCGACCTTCGACGGCGGCGTGGTGATGGCGGGCGACCGGCGCGCCACGATGGGCAACGTGATCGCCCAGCGCGACATCGAGAAGGTGTTCCCGGCCGACGAGTACTCGTGCATCGGCATCGCGGGCAGCGCGGGGCTCGCGATCGAGATGGTGCGCCTGTTCCAGGTCGAGCTCGAGCACTACGAGAAGATCGAGGGCACGGTGCTGTCGGCCGACGGCAAGGCCAACCGCCTCGCCGCGCTCATCCGCGGCAACCTCGGACTCGCGATGCAGGGTCTCGCGGTCGTCCCGCTGTTCGCCGGCTTCGACCTGGAGACGCAACGCGGACGCATCTTCTCCTACGACGTGACCGGTGGTCGCTACGAGGAGCACAGCGGCTTCCACTCCGTCGGCTCCGGCTCGGTCTTCGCCCGTGGCTCGCTGAAGAAGCTCTACAGCCGCGGCCTGACCGAGGGTGACTGCGTCACCGCCGCGATCCAGGCGCTCTACGACGCCGCGGACGACGACTCGGCCACCGGTGGTCCCGACCTCACCCGCAGGATCTTCCCGGTCGTGTCGGTCGTGACGGCAGACGGCTACCGTCGCCTCGCCGACGACGAGGTCGGCGCGATCGCCGACGACGTCATCGGGGGACGCCTCGTGCGTCCCGACGGCCCGTCAGCGCCGCTCAACTGA
- the prcA gene encoding proteasome subunit alpha produces the protein MTQQFYVSPEQLMKDRADFARKGISRGRSVAVVQYADGILFVAENPSRALHKVSEIYDRIGFAAVGRYNEFENLRIAGVRLADLRGYSYDRRDVTGRSLANAYAQTLGTIFSAGSEKPYEVEIFVGELGADSASDQVYRLMYDGSVADVQGFGVMGGQSEQVEAYLGEHYTRGLDLASAIKVAVTALGQDTDPARTVDAAALEIGVLTRSRPQPRKFKRLSDADVVAALEA, from the coding sequence ATGACGCAGCAGTTCTACGTCTCGCCCGAGCAGCTCATGAAGGACCGGGCGGACTTCGCCCGCAAGGGCATCAGCCGCGGTCGCAGCGTGGCGGTCGTCCAGTACGCCGACGGCATCCTGTTCGTGGCCGAGAACCCGTCGCGGGCGCTGCACAAGGTCAGCGAGATCTACGACCGCATCGGCTTCGCCGCGGTCGGGCGCTACAACGAGTTCGAGAACCTGCGGATCGCGGGCGTCCGCCTGGCCGACCTGCGCGGCTATTCCTACGACCGTCGTGACGTCACCGGGCGCAGCCTCGCCAACGCGTACGCCCAGACGCTCGGGACGATCTTCTCGGCGGGCAGCGAGAAGCCGTACGAGGTCGAGATCTTCGTCGGCGAGCTCGGTGCCGACTCCGCGTCCGACCAGGTCTACCGGCTGATGTACGACGGCTCGGTCGCCGACGTGCAGGGCTTCGGCGTGATGGGCGGGCAGAGCGAGCAGGTCGAGGCGTACCTCGGCGAGCACTACACACGGGGTCTCGACCTGGCCTCGGCCATCAAGGTCGCCGTGACCGCCCTCGGTCAGGACACCGACCCGGCGCGCACGGTCGACGCGGCGGCCCTGGAGATCGGCGTCCTGACCCGTTCGCGCCCCCAGCCGCGCAAGTTCAAGCGGCTCAGCGACGCCGACGTCGTGGCAGCGCTCGAGGCCTAG
- a CDS encoding class I SAM-dependent methyltransferase has product MTSLAIDLPMPPMQLRIMKEDDEALVRSGTSLARLMMERGLKADGTLLDVGSCYGRLPLGLLAGTDFHGTYIGFDVLRKQVRWCKRSLTPVAPNFRFHHIDVRNDRYNPSGTVDPLEVRFPAKIGSIDTISLFSIFTHFYRADIEHYLGEFKRVLKPGGIAVTTWFVYDDARLPLIQSDASVYPMIYELDAHTRYNDPDDPLRAIAFEESLVRSMVEAAGLEIVTIDRGTWCGEPGTIFQDLIILRRPGALKDRVRARLGHVKRRVQRTVEARRARRSS; this is encoded by the coding sequence ATGACGTCCCTGGCGATCGACCTGCCCATGCCCCCCATGCAGCTGCGCATCATGAAGGAGGACGACGAAGCGCTCGTGAGGAGCGGCACCTCCCTGGCCCGGCTGATGATGGAACGTGGGCTCAAGGCCGACGGCACCCTGCTCGACGTCGGCAGCTGCTACGGGCGTCTCCCTCTCGGGCTGCTGGCCGGCACGGACTTCCACGGCACCTACATCGGCTTCGACGTGCTCCGCAAGCAGGTCAGGTGGTGCAAGCGCAGCCTGACCCCCGTGGCCCCGAACTTCAGGTTCCACCACATCGACGTCAGGAATGACCGCTACAACCCCTCGGGCACCGTCGACCCGCTCGAGGTCCGCTTCCCGGCGAAGATCGGCTCGATCGACACGATCTCGCTGTTCAGCATCTTCACCCACTTCTACCGCGCCGACATCGAGCACTACCTCGGCGAGTTCAAGCGCGTGCTCAAGCCTGGCGGGATCGCCGTCACGACCTGGTTCGTGTACGACGACGCGCGGCTGCCGCTGATCCAGTCCGACGCGAGCGTCTATCCGATGATCTACGAGCTGGACGCGCACACGCGCTACAACGACCCCGACGACCCGTTGCGGGCGATCGCGTTCGAGGAGTCCCTCGTCCGCTCGATGGTCGAGGCCGCCGGTCTCGAGATCGTGACGATCGACCGGGGCACGTGGTGCGGCGAGCCGGGCACTATCTTCCAGGACCTGATCATCCTGCGTCGCCCGGGCGCGTTGAAGGATCGCGTCCGCGCACGCCTCGGGCACGTCAAGCGCCGGGTCCAGCGCACCGTCGAGGCACGTCGGGCCCGGCGCAGCTCGTAG
- the pafA gene encoding Pup--protein ligase: protein MDRRIFGIENEYGVTCSFKGQRRLSPDEVARYLFRRVVSWGRSSNVFLRNGARLYLDVGSHPEYATPECDDLVDLVTHDRAGERILEGLMIDAQKRLADDGVEGDIYLFKNNTDSAGNSYGCHENYLVSRAGEFSRLAEVLIPFLVSRQIITGAGKIQQTPRGTIFSVSQRAEHIWEGVSSATTRSRPIINTRDEPHADAERFRRLHVIVGDSNMSETTTLLKFATTDLVLRMIEAGVSMRDMTLDNPIRAIREIAHDMTGQRKVQLANGRELSALEIQAEYFGKAAEFVDKNGLHTPTITRALDLWERTLKAVESEDLSLVEREIDWVIKYKLLDRYRSTHDMAWSDPRIAQLDLAYHDIRRDRGIFYLLENKGAVARVTNDLDVFAAKNVPPQTTRARLRGDFIKRAQERRRDFTVDWVHLKLNDQAQRTVLCKDPFRSQDERVQRLIDGM, encoded by the coding sequence ATGGACCGGCGCATCTTCGGTATCGAGAACGAGTACGGGGTCACGTGCTCGTTCAAGGGGCAGCGCCGGTTGTCACCCGATGAGGTGGCTCGCTACCTGTTCCGGCGCGTCGTGTCGTGGGGGCGCAGCAGCAACGTTTTCCTGCGCAACGGCGCCCGTCTGTATCTCGACGTCGGCAGCCATCCCGAGTACGCGACGCCGGAGTGCGACGACCTCGTCGACCTGGTCACGCACGACCGTGCGGGCGAGCGGATCCTCGAGGGCCTGATGATCGACGCCCAGAAGCGGCTCGCCGACGACGGCGTCGAGGGCGACATCTACCTGTTCAAGAACAACACCGACTCGGCCGGCAACTCCTACGGCTGCCACGAGAACTACCTCGTGAGCCGGGCGGGGGAGTTCAGCCGCCTCGCCGAGGTGCTGATCCCGTTCCTGGTCTCCCGCCAGATCATCACCGGCGCCGGCAAGATCCAGCAGACGCCGCGCGGCACGATCTTCTCGGTCAGCCAGCGGGCGGAGCACATCTGGGAGGGGGTCTCGAGCGCGACGACCCGTTCCCGCCCGATCATCAACACCCGTGACGAGCCGCACGCCGACGCCGAGCGGTTCCGGCGCCTGCACGTGATCGTCGGCGACTCCAACATGAGCGAGACCACGACCCTGCTCAAGTTCGCGACGACCGATCTCGTCCTGCGGATGATCGAGGCCGGGGTCTCGATGCGCGACATGACGCTGGACAACCCGATCCGGGCGATCCGCGAGATCGCGCACGACATGACCGGCCAGCGAAAGGTGCAGCTCGCCAACGGTCGTGAGCTGTCCGCGCTCGAGATCCAGGCCGAGTACTTCGGCAAGGCGGCCGAGTTCGTCGACAAGAACGGCCTGCACACGCCGACGATCACCCGGGCGCTGGACCTGTGGGAGCGCACCCTCAAGGCCGTCGAGTCCGAGGACCTCTCGCTCGTCGAGCGCGAGATCGACTGGGTCATCAAGTACAAGCTGCTCGACCGCTACCGGTCCACGCACGACATGGCCTGGAGCGATCCGCGGATCGCCCAGCTCGACCTCGCGTACCACGACATCCGTCGCGACCGCGGCATCTTCTACCTCCTGGAGAACAAGGGTGCGGTCGCCCGGGTCACCAACGACCTCGACGTGTTCGCGGCCAAGAACGTCCCGCCGCAGACCACGCGGGCGCGGCTCCGCGGCGACTTCATCAAGCGGGCGCAGGAGCGGCGCCGTGACTTCACGGTCGACTGGGTGCACCTCAAGCTCAACGACCAGGCGCAGCGCACCGTGCTCTGCAAGGATCCGTTCCGGAGCCAGGACGAGCGCGTCCAGAGGCTGATCGACGGGATGTGA
- a CDS encoding FKBP-type peptidyl-prolyl cis-trans isomerase, with protein MRRILLASIAASLVLAGCGGSDGKDGAGLSAIKVTGGKTPKVTFDKGFEVAKTESKVLKKGGGDTIEEGDSIKLDYVGVNGTTAKLFDSTYAASPQTVALSKDTILAGFVKGLEGRKVGSRVLVAIPPTDGFGEQGQPSFEIGKADTMVLVFDIRSKVPTEVTGDAKALPSSLPKLKLDGDKHPSGFTPTATTKKKQTKASSHTVIQGDGAKVKADQSVTVQYVGQVYPDGKVFDTSWTKGVPFTQSLGGLIKCWQSELVGQKVGSRVVLVCPPDTAYAGTESELKDDTLIFAIDLLDAS; from the coding sequence GTGCGCCGCATTCTCCTGGCATCCATTGCCGCAAGCCTCGTCCTCGCCGGATGCGGTGGCAGTGACGGCAAGGACGGCGCCGGCCTGTCGGCCATCAAGGTCACCGGCGGCAAGACCCCCAAGGTGACCTTCGACAAGGGCTTCGAGGTCGCCAAGACCGAGAGCAAGGTCCTCAAGAAGGGCGGCGGCGACACGATCGAGGAGGGTGACTCGATCAAGCTCGACTACGTCGGCGTCAACGGCACCACGGCCAAGCTGTTCGACAGCACGTACGCCGCGAGCCCCCAGACCGTGGCCCTGTCCAAGGACACGATCCTCGCCGGATTCGTCAAGGGTCTCGAGGGCCGCAAGGTCGGCAGCCGCGTGCTGGTCGCGATCCCGCCGACCGACGGCTTCGGCGAGCAGGGCCAGCCGAGCTTCGAGATCGGCAAGGCCGACACCATGGTGCTGGTCTTCGACATCCGGTCCAAGGTCCCCACCGAGGTCACCGGCGACGCCAAGGCGCTGCCGTCCTCGCTGCCCAAGCTCAAGCTCGACGGCGACAAGCACCCGTCCGGCTTCACCCCGACGGCCACGACCAAGAAGAAGCAGACCAAGGCGAGCTCGCACACCGTCATCCAGGGCGACGGGGCCAAGGTCAAGGCCGATCAGAGCGTGACGGTCCAGTACGTCGGCCAGGTGTACCCGGACGGCAAGGTCTTCGACACCAGCTGGACCAAGGGCGTCCCGTTCACCCAGTCGCTCGGCGGCCTCATCAAGTGCTGGCAGAGCGAGCTCGTCGGGCAGAAGGTCGGCAGCCGCGTCGTGCTGGTGTGCCCGCCCGACACCGCCTACGCGGGCACCGAGAGCGAGCTGAAGGACGACACGCTGATCTTCGCCATCGACTTGCTCGACGCTTCCTGA
- a CDS encoding helix-turn-helix transcriptional regulator: protein MAERKTERLMNLIFALLVSRQYLTKDQIRESIADYRDSTPQAFDRKFERDKEELRELGINVEMGSIDKYFNDEPGYRIRRDEAELPDLELTREEAAVIGLATQVWEHAGLASESTTALVKLKAIGVDVDTSVLRMAEPKLSADEPSFDVMWDAVTRRIPVTFAYARPNQEPMQRHLEPWGIISWHDRWYVGGLDLDRGEPRIFRLSRVIGDVETQGPAGSYDIPEGTDMKDLARALFPPDPVEAAVLRMRKGRGQSLRRLAEKVTPIDEDHDEVEVRYSSRWELAAEVASYGPDVVALSPPEVREAVVQRLRAAVSGTLGLGEGSA from the coding sequence ATGGCCGAGCGCAAGACTGAGAGGTTGATGAACCTCATCTTCGCTTTGTTGGTGAGTCGTCAGTACCTCACGAAGGACCAGATCCGCGAGTCGATCGCCGACTACCGCGACTCGACGCCGCAGGCGTTCGACCGCAAGTTCGAGCGCGACAAGGAAGAGCTGCGTGAGCTCGGCATCAACGTCGAGATGGGCTCGATCGACAAGTACTTCAACGACGAGCCGGGCTATCGCATCCGCCGCGACGAGGCCGAGCTGCCCGATCTGGAGCTGACCCGCGAGGAGGCCGCGGTCATCGGTCTGGCGACCCAGGTGTGGGAGCACGCAGGTCTTGCGAGCGAGTCGACGACCGCGCTGGTGAAGCTCAAGGCGATCGGCGTCGACGTCGACACCAGCGTCCTGCGGATGGCCGAGCCCAAGCTGTCGGCCGACGAGCCGTCCTTCGACGTGATGTGGGACGCCGTGACCCGTCGCATCCCGGTCACCTTCGCGTACGCCCGCCCTAACCAGGAGCCCATGCAGCGGCACCTCGAGCCGTGGGGGATCATCTCGTGGCACGACCGCTGGTACGTCGGTGGCCTCGACCTCGACCGGGGCGAGCCCCGCATCTTCCGGCTCTCGCGGGTCATCGGCGACGTCGAGACGCAGGGCCCCGCGGGGTCGTACGACATCCCCGAGGGCACGGACATGAAGGACCTGGCGCGCGCCCTGTTCCCGCCCGATCCCGTCGAGGCGGCCGTCCTGCGCATGCGCAAGGGGCGGGGCCAGTCGCTGCGCCGGCTCGCCGAGAAGGTCACGCCGATCGACGAGGACCACGACGAGGTGGAGGTCCGCTACTCCTCGCGCTGGGAGCTCGCCGCGGAGGTCGCCTCGTACGGCCCCGACGTCGTCGCCCTGTCGCCCCCTGAGGTTCGCGAGGCCGTGGTGCAGCGTCTGCGCGCGGCTGTGAGCGGCACGCTGGGTCTCGGGGAGGGGTCCGCATGA
- a CDS encoding helix-turn-helix transcriptional regulator, with the protein MSRSRQQVVRMLALVPYLQGNDGVPVNEVAAEFGVTPKVIRDDLRLLMYTGTGEYAGELIDFDLTALEQDGIVHIRDAEFMTRPLRISAREGIALIVALRTLRASASGPELSVIDSALAKLESAVGDSASAPVDVLLDEVDPVIHGEIVHALASGKRLQITYATATSDQQSDREVDPRRLFTEQGRLYLEAWCLRAEDLRFFRLDRVIAARATEVDAQDHDAKARDLSDGFFTVGEQTPYVLVDLHPRAHWLTEYYQVDLLEEGRDGVWRAKIYGADWGWLRRLVLRNAGSVAVVEPESLRVRVIEEARVALQAYDEVVTSN; encoded by the coding sequence ATGAGCAGGTCGAGGCAGCAGGTCGTGCGGATGCTGGCACTCGTGCCCTACCTGCAGGGCAATGACGGCGTCCCGGTCAACGAGGTCGCGGCGGAGTTCGGCGTGACGCCCAAGGTGATCCGCGACGACCTGCGGCTGCTGATGTACACCGGCACGGGGGAGTATGCGGGCGAGCTGATCGACTTCGACCTCACCGCGCTGGAGCAGGACGGCATCGTGCACATCCGCGACGCGGAGTTCATGACCCGCCCCCTGCGCATCAGCGCTCGCGAGGGCATCGCCCTCATCGTCGCGTTGCGCACCCTGAGGGCGTCGGCCAGCGGGCCCGAGCTCTCGGTCATCGACAGCGCCCTGGCCAAGCTCGAGAGCGCGGTCGGCGACTCCGCCTCCGCGCCCGTCGACGTCCTGCTCGACGAGGTCGACCCGGTCATCCACGGGGAGATCGTCCACGCGCTCGCCTCGGGCAAGCGGCTGCAGATCACGTACGCCACTGCCACGAGCGATCAGCAGTCCGACCGTGAGGTCGACCCGCGCCGGCTGTTCACCGAGCAGGGGCGGCTCTACCTCGAGGCCTGGTGCCTCCGTGCCGAGGACCTGCGGTTCTTCCGCCTGGACCGCGTCATCGCCGCCCGGGCGACTGAGGTCGACGCGCAGGACCACGACGCGAAGGCCCGTGATCTCTCCGACGGCTTCTTCACGGTGGGCGAGCAGACCCCGTACGTCCTGGTCGATCTCCACCCACGCGCCCACTGGCTGACCGAGTACTACCAGGTCGACCTGTTGGAGGAGGGCCGGGACGGCGTCTGGCGGGCCAAGATCTACGGTGCGGACTGGGGATGGCTGCGCCGGCTCGTGCTCCGCAACGCCGGATCCGTGGCCGTCGTCGAGCCCGAGTCCCTTCGGGTGCGGGTGATCGAGGAAGCCCGCGTAGCCTTGCAGGCGTACGATGAAGTGGTCACGTCGAACTAG
- the tatA gene encoding twin-arginine translocase TatA/TatE family subunit: MFRGGIGAPEILIILGIVVLLFGGRKLPELARGSGKALRIFKTEVSALHDDDDDKPAKPASLETVEASEADKKREQA, encoded by the coding sequence ATGTTCCGAGGTGGAATCGGTGCTCCGGAGATCCTGATCATCCTGGGGATCGTCGTCCTGCTGTTCGGCGGCAGGAAGCTCCCCGAGCTGGCCCGCGGCTCGGGCAAGGCCCTGCGCATCTTCAAGACCGAGGTCTCGGCGCTGCACGACGATGACGACGACAAGCCCGCGAAGCCTGCGTCGCTCGAGACCGTCGAGGCGTCCGAGGCGGACAAGAAGCGCGAACAGGCCTGA
- the tatC gene encoding twin-arginine translocase subunit TatC, with amino-acid sequence MGHLRELRSRLVRAVLAIAVGTIIALVFYDPVLDFLTRPYESIQPLLLERGIDSELVITGVGGALQFQLKISLVVGILLSSPVWLWQIWAFVLPALHRHEKRWALLLTATGAPLFIAGAALAYLILPKAMDVLIGFVPDGVGSLITGAEYFNFIIRMLLVFGVAAEIPLVVVLLNRIGAVSAAQLASARPWIVIGIFVFAAVATPTTDPLTMLFLAVPMTVLYLFSEIIAKLTDRKRRKIAARTELADDELSPLDD; translated from the coding sequence ATGGGACATCTGCGTGAGCTGCGGTCCCGGTTGGTGCGCGCGGTCCTGGCGATCGCCGTCGGCACGATCATCGCGCTGGTCTTCTACGACCCGGTGCTGGACTTCCTGACCCGACCCTACGAGTCGATCCAGCCGCTGCTGCTGGAGCGCGGGATCGACTCCGAGCTCGTCATCACGGGAGTCGGCGGCGCCCTGCAGTTCCAGCTGAAGATCTCGCTGGTCGTGGGCATCTTGCTGTCGAGCCCCGTGTGGCTGTGGCAGATCTGGGCCTTCGTCCTGCCCGCCCTGCACCGGCACGAGAAGCGGTGGGCCCTGCTGCTCACCGCCACCGGGGCACCGCTGTTCATCGCCGGAGCCGCGCTGGCGTACCTGATCCTGCCCAAGGCCATGGACGTGCTGATCGGCTTCGTGCCCGACGGGGTGGGCAGCCTCATCACCGGAGCGGAGTACTTCAACTTCATCATCCGCATGCTGCTGGTCTTCGGCGTCGCCGCCGAGATCCCCCTGGTGGTCGTGCTGCTCAACCGCATCGGCGCGGTGAGCGCGGCCCAGCTCGCGAGCGCGCGCCCGTGGATCGTGATCGGCATCTTCGTGTTCGCGGCGGTCGCGACCCCCACGACGGACCCGCTGACGATGCTGTTCCTTGCCGTGCCGATGACCGTGCTCTATCTGTTCTCGGAGATCATCGCGAAGCTCACCGACCGCAAGCGCCGCAAGATCGCCGCCCGGACCGAGCTCGCAGACGACGAGCTGTCCCCGCTCGACGACTGA